From one Labeo rohita strain BAU-BD-2019 chromosome 8, IGBB_LRoh.1.0, whole genome shotgun sequence genomic stretch:
- the mrpl55 gene encoding 39S ribosomal protein L55, mitochondrial has protein sequence MIMALNTIGQPCKSIFRCLQAVVTSRCLQATSTFHTTVFQSNSNRTCVVRFGRQKYERMYPVLLVRPDGSTINIRYKEPRRIMKMPVDITTLSEEERKIRMRKREPKRAAKQKLDDFEDDFKVDDYSKFWKKK, from the exons ATGATCATGGCTTTAAATACAATTGGCCAGCCTTGCAAGAGCATATTTAG GTGTCTTCAGGCTGTTGTCACCAGCAGGTGCTTGCAAGCCACATCCACATTTCACACCACAGTGTTTCAGTCAAACTCCAACAGAACCTGTGTGGTCCGCTTTGGGAGGCAGAAGTATGAGAGGATGTATCCGGTTCTGTTGGTAAGACCTGACGGGTCCACCATCAACATTAGATATAAAGAGCCTAGAAGAATAATGAAG ATGCCCGTGGACATTACAACCCTCTCGGAGGAGGAGAGGAAAATCAGAATGCGGAAAAGAGAGCCGAAGAGGGCAGCAAAACAGAaattggatgattttgaagatgatttcaaagttgatGATTACAGCAAATTCTGGAAGAAGAAATGA
- the paox1 gene encoding polyamine oxidase (exo-N4-amino) 1, translated as MTDRNPSVVVIGAGVAGLAAAKKLKEYGFNDVTVLEASEKVGGRVATATLGNVCVDTGAQYIHGTSEKNPVYCLLKKSGLLNQIPEMGTEAFYSDKGHKVDANVARRAYEAGEGIIRYRGSNTGKSLGEHFAEKTQDVIDSLQDNDMKTRMQSVFALVGKDMLIDVGASNLHRISLDSWQYYIDMGDSVNVPGLMFQLVDMLLEDFPKDRLLLKREVSKIKWDGSFSVSPPRDEPLHAHTESASEEKVRQYPVCIVCENGEEILADHVIVTISLGCLKAQASSLFIPGLPTEKIEVINKLCFGNIAKIFLEYEEAFWENDVGTISLIYEDDTPTSVSTDKMQWLKNIQYFSVLRPKERFGNILIGWCPGNIADLVETMTDDEISTAITDHLKMFLGHSNIPQPKSILCTKWRSNKFIKGTYAYLPVGVDGQVMDILAQPLVGSQHPDQDLQVLFAGEATLKTLYGTVQGALLSGHREADRLAAHYKKTLAPTSVTSLDKQVPESVQ; from the exons ATGACAGACAGGAATCCATCTGTTGTGGTGATTGGTGCTGGAGTGGCAGGACTCGCTGCAGCCaagaaactaaaagaatatgGATTTAATGACGTCACGGTGCTGGAAGCGTCCGAGAAGGTCGGAGGAAGAGTAGCTACTGCAACTCTAG GTAATGTATGTGTTGATACCGGAGCGCAGTACATCCATGGGACGTCAGAAAAAAACCCAGTCTACTGTCTACTAAAAAAGTCTGGCCTTCTAAACCAGATCCCTGAGATGGGCACAGAAGCATTTTACAGTGACAAGGGACACAAAGTAGATGCAAACGTCGCCAGACGTGCATATGAAGCTGGTGAGGGTATCATTCGATACCGTGGCTCCAACACAGGAAAGAGTTTAGGTGAACACTTTGCAGAAAAGACCCAGGATGTGATTGACAGCTTGCAAGACAATGACATGAAAACGAGAATGCAGAGTGTTTTTGCTTTGGTTGGAAAAGACATGCTGATTGACGTTGGAGCTTCAAACCTCCACAGGATCTCTCTTGACTCCTGGCAGTATTATATCGACATGGGTGACAGTGTCAATGTTCCAGG TTTAATGTTTCAGCTTGTGGATATGCTGCTGGAGGACTTCCCTAAAGATCGTTTGCTGCTGAAAAGAGAAGTTAGTAAGATCAAATGGGATGGATCCTTTTCTGTTTCCCCTCCTCGTGATGAACCGCTCCATGCTCACACTGAATCTGCTTCTGAAGAAAAAGTCCGCCAGTACCCAGTATGCATTGTCTGTGAGAATGGAGAAGAGATTCTAGCCGATCATGTAATTGTGACCATTTCATTAG gTTGTCTAAAAGCACAAGCATCCAGCCTATTCATCCCCGGTCTCCCAACCGAGAAAATAGAGGTCATCAATAAGCTGTGCTTTGGCAATATTGCCAAGATCTTTTTGGAGTATGAAGAGGCATTCTGGGAAAATGATGTTGGCACTATCAGCCTCATTTATGAGGATGACACTCCTACCTCAGTGTCCACCGATAAAATGCAGTGGCTCAAGAACATACAGTACTTTTCTGTCCTGAGACCCAAAGAAAG GTTTGGGAATATCTTAATCGGTTGGTGTCCAGGAAACATAGCTGACCTGGTTGAAACCATGACAGATGATGAAATCTCAACGGCGATCACTGATCATCTCAAAATGTTCTTAG GACATTCAAACATTCCTCAGCCAAAATCCATACTCTGCACTAAGTGGCGCAGCAACAAGTTCATAAAGGGAACCTACGCTTACCTCCCTGTTGGTGTTGATGGGCAAGTTATGGACATATTGGCACAACCACTAGTGGGCAGCCAGCATCCTGACCAA GATCTTCAGGTCCTGTTTGCAGGTGAGGCAACGCTGAAGACTCTTTATGGCACAGTGCAAGGAGCTCTACTCTCAGGACACAGGGAGGCAGACAGACTGGCAGCACATTATAAAAAGACACTGGCTCCCACTTCCGTTACCTCATTGGACAAACAAGTGCCTGAAAGTGTCCAATAA